In Chloracidobacterium sp., the following proteins share a genomic window:
- a CDS encoding carboxypeptidase regulatory-like domain-containing protein — MLKFALLTAILSSVTSMLFVASPSDAVSATADHMISGPVISTAEAVGISEAVSVIAGRNRPVKRRISPGKISVRTVGRDGDTTFANMSGRNDIDASRARSSLVPMPTPSVSFDGLANYDNITAYNAVIIPPDTIGDVGPNHYVQAINALVRIFDKNGNAMAPPFRMSQLFAPLGTVCSARDDGEPIVVYDPLADRWILSQYCNAFPPFRQMIAVSQTGDPMGAYFVYEFVMPNIRLNDFAKFGVWPGGYYMSTEEFTGADFSGQGMFAFDRTKMLTGDPTASYIYFSRSSPAATRRGNLLPSDLDGLRPPPDSAANVFVGYRATEYGDAQDALLVFDFHADFVDPARSTFTERPESPLAVAPFDPTSPDGREDIAQPPPGAMLDSNSDRLGYRAAYRNLGSTESIVVNQTVRLSQVPYRAGIRLYELKRNGATFTVTEQATIGEAQSSRWIGSAAQDGQGNLALGYNHVADDRQPSLLYTGRLASEPAGTFRDEGTLVTGTGVQRIQSVGRWGDYSAMSVDPVDDCTFWMTGEYYTLESQQFHEMTWLTRIGRFKFPECTPAPRAVITGSVTSAAGGQPLDGAIVSAAAYSRRSGTNGSYGELAVLPGTYSVTASKRGFRSQNVLLTLSNGQTATQNFALEPVPVIDSTGVTLTAESCAINGVPDPGETVTVAVSLRNTGTVPTQNLAATLLAGGGVTGPGPQQNYGAMPVNGISVSRPFTFTVDPTMLCGSKVTMTFHLQDGASDLGSAFVELQTGKQEIAFSQQFDRTPLGFLPPRWARSESHSNQFEPPGERNWRTSNARSTSSGKAAFSKDLQFVGVNEMVTPQFRVRSSSARVRFQNWYDLETTFLRNRRYDGSILEIRIGDGAWQNITSAGGIFESGGYDGPIDTCCQNPLGGEPGWSGRSGVNQTSEFILSVARLPPSAAGQLVQLRWRIGTDIGTFREGQYIDDLVVTDGFTCGCPQS; from the coding sequence ATGTTGAAGTTTGCTCTTCTAACAGCGATCTTGAGCTCGGTCACGTCCATGTTGTTTGTGGCGTCGCCGTCCGATGCGGTCAGTGCAACGGCGGATCACATGATAAGCGGCCCGGTCATCTCCACGGCGGAAGCGGTCGGAATAAGCGAGGCAGTATCAGTAATTGCAGGGCGGAACCGTCCGGTAAAAAGGCGTATCTCGCCGGGCAAGATCTCTGTTAGAACGGTCGGGCGCGACGGTGACACGACATTTGCAAACATGTCGGGAAGGAACGATATTGATGCCTCGCGCGCGCGATCCTCGCTCGTGCCAATGCCGACACCTTCAGTGTCGTTCGACGGCCTCGCAAACTATGACAACATCACCGCCTACAACGCGGTGATCATTCCGCCTGATACGATTGGCGACGTGGGTCCGAACCATTACGTGCAGGCGATCAATGCCCTGGTTCGTATATTCGACAAGAATGGCAATGCCATGGCGCCGCCCTTTCGGATGAGCCAGTTGTTCGCTCCGCTCGGCACTGTGTGCTCGGCCCGTGATGATGGCGAACCTATCGTAGTTTATGATCCGCTGGCTGACCGATGGATCCTGAGTCAATACTGCAATGCCTTCCCACCGTTCAGGCAGATGATCGCCGTATCGCAGACAGGTGATCCGATGGGGGCCTATTTCGTTTACGAATTCGTAATGCCAAACATTAGGCTGAACGATTTTGCAAAGTTTGGTGTGTGGCCGGGTGGATATTACATGTCAACTGAGGAGTTTACCGGTGCGGATTTCTCAGGGCAGGGAATGTTTGCCTTTGACCGTACGAAGATGCTAACCGGTGATCCTACGGCATCGTACATTTACTTCAGCCGAAGCTCGCCGGCGGCAACGAGGCGAGGCAATTTGTTGCCGTCTGACCTTGACGGCCTGAGGCCGCCGCCGGACAGTGCAGCGAATGTGTTTGTTGGCTATAGAGCGACCGAATATGGTGACGCTCAGGACGCGTTACTGGTGTTTGATTTCCATGCGGATTTTGTAGATCCTGCACGCTCAACATTTACCGAACGGCCGGAGAGTCCGCTCGCGGTCGCGCCATTTGACCCGACGAGTCCGGACGGGCGTGAGGATATTGCCCAGCCGCCGCCGGGGGCGATGCTCGATTCGAACAGCGACCGGCTAGGTTATCGAGCTGCATATCGCAACCTTGGCAGCACCGAATCCATCGTTGTGAATCAAACGGTCCGCCTATCACAAGTGCCGTATCGAGCAGGTATTCGTCTCTACGAGCTAAAGCGGAACGGAGCGACATTCACCGTCACCGAGCAAGCGACGATCGGCGAGGCTCAGTCGTCACGCTGGATAGGCAGCGCGGCGCAGGACGGGCAAGGAAACCTCGCGCTTGGCTATAACCATGTGGCGGACGACCGCCAGCCATCGCTGCTCTACACCGGCCGCTTGGCGAGTGAGCCCGCGGGAACATTTCGCGACGAAGGGACGCTTGTAACTGGCACGGGCGTTCAGCGGATCCAAAGTGTGGGCCGATGGGGCGACTACAGTGCGATGTCGGTCGATCCGGTTGACGACTGCACCTTTTGGATGACGGGCGAATATTACACCTTAGAGAGTCAGCAGTTTCACGAGATGACCTGGCTGACGCGGATCGGGCGATTCAAGTTCCCGGAATGCACGCCGGCCCCGCGCGCAGTGATAACGGGCTCGGTTACGAGCGCCGCGGGCGGTCAGCCACTCGACGGAGCGATAGTGTCAGCAGCGGCGTATTCACGACGAAGCGGAACGAATGGCAGCTACGGAGAGCTCGCGGTGCTGCCCGGCACTTATTCGGTGACGGCGAGCAAAAGAGGCTTTCGCTCGCAGAACGTATTGTTGACTCTCAGCAACGGACAGACGGCCACGCAGAATTTCGCGCTCGAACCTGTTCCCGTGATCGACAGTACGGGTGTCACTCTGACAGCCGAGAGTTGCGCGATCAACGGCGTTCCCGATCCGGGCGAAACGGTAACCGTTGCAGTCAGCTTGCGAAACACGGGCACGGTTCCGACTCAGAACCTTGCTGCGACGCTTCTTGCCGGCGGCGGCGTGACAGGTCCGGGCCCGCAGCAGAATTATGGAGCGATGCCGGTCAATGGGATCTCCGTCTCGCGGCCATTCACGTTTACGGTCGATCCGACAATGCTGTGCGGGAGTAAGGTGACGATGACATTTCACCTTCAGGACGGCGCAAGCGACCTCGGCAGTGCTTTTGTAGAACTGCAGACGGGAAAGCAGGAGATAGCATTCTCGCAGCAGTTTGACCGGACGCCGCTTGGCTTTCTGCCGCCGAGGTGGGCACGCTCGGAGTCGCATTCTAACCAATTCGAGCCGCCGGGTGAGCGCAATTGGCGTACGAGCAACGCAAGGTCAACATCGTCGGGGAAAGCGGCCTTCTCAAAAGACCTGCAGTTCGTGGGCGTGAATGAAATGGTCACACCGCAATTTCGTGTTCGCTCGTCGTCAGCTCGTGTGCGGTTTCAGAACTGGTATGATCTGGAGACAACTTTCCTCCGTAATCGCCGTTACGATGGTTCGATCCTTGAGATCAGGATCGGCGACGGGGCGTGGCAAAATATCACCTCGGCCGGCGGTATTTTCGAGTCCGGCGGCTATGATGGCCCGATCGATACCTGCTGCCAAAACCCGCTCGGCGGCGAGCCCGGCTGGTCGGGCCGCAGCGGCGTCAACCAAACATCAGAGTTCATTCTTTCGGTGGCCCGACTTCCGCCGTCGGCCGCCGGGCAACTCGTCCAGTTGAGGTGGCGCATCGGCACAGACATCGGAACATTTCGTGAGGGCCAGTACATCGATGACCTGGTCGTGACCGATGGATTCACCTGCGGCTGTCCCCAGTCGTGA
- a CDS encoding TIGR00159 family protein: protein MQFSDLIPAIGGLRNILDIALVFVIVYVVLKLLRGTRAVPTVIGLLLLALLYWFAATQELTTLEFVLRYAVGFIGIAIIVLFQSEIRQALMFFANRLRFPIMKRQRGQFGGSVYDEMVLAVTTLASEKTGALIVIERNVGLRNFVDAGVQLDARISYDLLVTIFDPATPLHDGAVVIQNERLAAASVFLPLTKNPEVSRELGTRHRAAIGITEGSDAISIVVSEETGLITYVEAGVVHRNIDATQLRKLLLKALQIPLIESRQEHFADKTEPTEIA from the coding sequence ATGCAGTTCTCAGACCTAATTCCTGCGATTGGCGGCTTGCGTAATATCCTTGATATTGCGCTCGTTTTCGTCATCGTTTATGTCGTGCTTAAACTGCTCCGCGGCACCCGTGCTGTACCGACTGTGATCGGACTGCTGCTGCTGGCACTGCTATATTGGTTTGCCGCCACTCAGGAATTGACGACCCTCGAATTCGTTTTGCGGTACGCCGTCGGTTTTATCGGGATCGCGATAATAGTCCTGTTCCAATCCGAGATCCGACAGGCACTGATGTTCTTTGCCAATAGGCTGCGCTTCCCGATAATGAAGCGGCAGCGCGGCCAGTTTGGCGGGAGCGTTTATGACGAAATGGTGCTTGCCGTGACCACGCTCGCCTCAGAAAAGACCGGTGCACTAATAGTCATCGAACGCAATGTCGGGCTGCGTAATTTCGTCGACGCCGGTGTCCAGCTCGATGCTCGAATAAGCTATGACCTGTTAGTGACGATATTTGACCCGGCGACGCCGCTGCACGACGGCGCCGTTGTGATCCAGAACGAACGCCTGGCAGCTGCCTCGGTGTTCCTGCCGCTCACAAAGAATCCTGAGGTTTCGCGAGAACTCGGCACACGTCATCGCGCGGCCATTGGCATTACCGAAGGCTCAGATGCTATCTCGATCGTCGTATCAGAGGAAACAGGCCTGATCACTTATGTCGAGGCGGGCGTTGTTCACCGCAACATCGACGCAACACAACTTCGCAAACTCTTGTTAAAGGCCCTGCAGATACCGTTGATCGAGTCTCGTCAGGAACACTTCGCCGACAAGACCGAGCCAACCGAGATAGCCTGA
- a CDS encoding GAF domain-containing protein, giving the protein MNAKLTITDPTGHTWETECPSGETITIGRARENVITLNDRRVSRKHAFIIGEAGAFRIVDGNIENGQLVRSVNHVFVNGSQHLEAMLNDDDVIVIGESQLVFSSVNTSAEAEPKPAEQAEDSSAPSVTFDDAPMGHTQVQLSVNEFMGRRSNLSLEAEAVTPEEVKDLRRKAKILELLFEMSKMLGTVFDLEEIFERATDLIFRGTPADRVIALLTNEETGAGRDDLHASLYQIGAKTREASFAKLSEKLGVSRTITRKVMNDRVAVLSQDAKTDEQFGGAESIVSQGVRSTICAPLITQSGVHGVIYADRLDPFAAFRQDHLELISAVAAQTAVTVETVKAHQRLAREEVARANYGRFMPEYVVKQLLENPDSFQLGGVNETITVLFADIRGFTGISERADPEQIVGLLNQYFSAMSEIIFENDGTLDKYIGDGLMALFGAPKPTPNDARNALTAAVAMQKKLAEMRSGPRGQEFAQLSIGIGLHTGVATIGYIGSERRSEYTAIGDTVNLAARLESNAKGGQILISSECASAAGNIFPLDRREPITVKNRTQPVELFEVRWQ; this is encoded by the coding sequence TTGAACGCAAAACTTACCATTACGGACCCGACCGGACACACGTGGGAAACGGAGTGTCCCTCGGGCGAAACAATCACGATCGGCCGTGCTCGCGAGAATGTGATCACGCTCAATGACCGGCGCGTCTCGCGAAAGCACGCCTTCATCATTGGCGAGGCCGGAGCGTTCCGCATTGTTGATGGCAATATTGAAAATGGCCAGTTGGTCCGCAGCGTCAATCATGTTTTTGTCAACGGATCTCAGCATTTGGAGGCAATGCTGAATGACGACGATGTGATCGTGATCGGTGAGAGCCAGCTTGTATTCAGCTCGGTCAATACGAGCGCAGAGGCTGAGCCGAAGCCGGCGGAGCAAGCCGAAGATTCATCCGCACCGAGCGTGACCTTTGACGATGCGCCGATGGGGCACACGCAGGTGCAACTCTCGGTGAATGAGTTCATGGGCCGCCGCTCTAATTTGTCACTCGAGGCAGAAGCGGTGACGCCTGAAGAGGTTAAGGACCTCAGGCGCAAGGCCAAGATACTTGAGCTGCTGTTCGAGATGAGCAAGATGCTCGGAACGGTATTTGACCTCGAGGAGATATTTGAGCGGGCAACCGACCTGATCTTTCGCGGCACGCCGGCCGATCGTGTGATCGCGCTCTTGACCAATGAGGAAACTGGAGCGGGAAGAGACGACCTCCACGCATCGCTTTATCAGATCGGGGCAAAAACGCGCGAGGCCAGCTTCGCAAAGCTAAGCGAGAAGCTTGGTGTCAGCCGCACCATCACTCGCAAGGTGATGAACGACCGTGTGGCCGTGCTCTCTCAGGACGCAAAGACCGACGAGCAGTTCGGCGGAGCCGAATCTATAGTCTCACAGGGCGTTCGCTCGACGATATGCGCACCGCTGATCACGCAGTCAGGCGTTCACGGCGTGATCTATGCTGACCGGCTCGATCCGTTTGCGGCCTTCCGGCAGGACCACCTCGAGTTGATCTCGGCCGTCGCGGCTCAGACCGCGGTAACCGTCGAAACGGTAAAAGCCCACCAGCGCCTCGCCCGCGAGGAGGTTGCCAGGGCGAATTACGGCCGGTTCATGCCCGAATACGTCGTCAAACAGCTCCTGGAAAATCCGGATTCGTTCCAGTTAGGCGGCGTGAATGAGACCATCACCGTCCTGTTTGCTGATATTCGTGGGTTTACGGGCATATCGGAACGTGCCGACCCGGAGCAGATCGTCGGACTTCTCAATCAATATTTTTCGGCCATGTCCGAGATCATTTTTGAGAATGACGGAACACTCGACAAGTACATCGGTGACGGCCTAATGGCCCTCTTTGGAGCGCCGAAACCAACACCGAATGACGCAAGGAACGCGTTGACCGCTGCTGTCGCCATGCAAAAGAAGCTGGCTGAGATGCGTTCGGGCCCTAGAGGACAGGAATTTGCACAGTTATCCATCGGTATTGGCCTGCACACGGGCGTCGCCACTATCGGCTACATCGGTTCGGAACGGCGGTCTGAATACACCGCCATCGGGGATACGGTCAATCTCGCCGCGCGTCTCGAATCGAATGCAAAGGGCGGCCAGATACTCATCAGTTCAGAATGTGCCTCGGCCGCGGGCAACATTTTTCCTCTAGATCGCCGCGAGCCGATCACCGTCAAGAACCGCACCCAACCGGTCGAGCTTTTTGAGGTTCGATGGCAGTAA
- a CDS encoding endo-1,4-beta-xylanase, which produces MREREFSRQTFGQALLAGWLVMASMVAFVHRTAAVEPMAPSDITSTFETNTAEGWLPRIGPEIVAPTSVDKHSGNFSLLTSGRQQPFYGCKINVTSQMATGSRYQISVWAKLAPGSPATSLRISLERTLGGNTTYHGVTGNVAVTDSGWVQLSSTYNYTLAHDTLWLYVESDTGTPSFFIDDFELRFLPPLQIQQELLSLRQFLAPMKMGAAIGAGAIGGDAHTQLLTKHFNSITSENDMKWGPIHPAENTYNYGPADAQVAFAVANGMQVRGHALVWHEQNPNWLFLDGNGQPMTPSPQNKALLLARLDAHIRAVVGHFGSNVYAWDVVNEVIDPAQPDGHRRSQWFNICGTEYIDKAFQVAREVAPKSKLFINDYDTTNPTKRAFLLNLVQDLKNRGIPIDGVGHQMHSNIDGPSAASVTSTINMFAAIPGIDNHVTELDISVYNNGTQTYTSVPREVLRRQGFLYRDYFTAFRQLNAQGKLSSVTTWGLADDNTWLSNFPIPRLEAPLLFDNLLQAKFAYWGIVGPSRLLVPFDYDNDGKPDFSVFRPSSGAWYLQRSTAGFQGLQFGANGDKLTPSDYDGDGKTDIAIYRPSTGIWYILNSSNGTVSYPVFGVAEDLPAPGDYDGDGKADLTVFRPSQGTWYRTNSSNGSTFGMQFGANGDVPTVGDFDGDGKNDLGIWRPSNGDWYNIRSSNGSVFGERFGQTGDKIAPADFDGDGKTDISIYRPSTGLWVIRNSATATYSYDVFGAPADVPVAGDYDGDGKADIGVWRPSDGTWYIKRSSNGQFTVFPWGQNGDKPTPSAYGN; this is translated from the coding sequence ATGCGAGAAAGAGAATTCAGCAGACAGACGTTTGGGCAGGCCCTTTTGGCAGGCTGGCTTGTGATGGCGAGCATGGTTGCTTTTGTGCATCGAACGGCCGCCGTTGAGCCGATGGCCCCATCGGACATCACATCGACCTTTGAAACAAACACAGCGGAAGGCTGGCTTCCCCGGATCGGCCCTGAAATTGTGGCTCCGACGTCGGTCGATAAACATTCAGGGAACTTCAGCCTTCTGACGTCGGGCCGACAGCAGCCTTTCTACGGCTGCAAGATAAACGTAACCAGTCAGATGGCGACCGGGTCGCGTTATCAGATATCGGTCTGGGCAAAGCTCGCCCCGGGTTCGCCGGCAACAAGCCTGCGGATCAGCCTGGAGCGTACTCTGGGTGGGAACACTACGTATCATGGTGTTACCGGCAATGTGGCTGTTACCGATAGTGGCTGGGTCCAATTGTCATCGACCTACAATTACACCTTGGCTCATGACACGCTGTGGCTATATGTGGAATCCGATACAGGGACACCTTCTTTCTTCATAGACGACTTTGAGCTCCGATTCCTGCCGCCGCTTCAGATCCAGCAAGAGCTTCTGTCGCTCCGCCAATTCCTTGCCCCGATGAAGATGGGAGCGGCAATAGGGGCCGGTGCGATCGGCGGTGATGCTCATACGCAGTTGCTCACCAAGCATTTCAACAGCATCACCTCGGAAAACGACATGAAATGGGGCCCGATCCATCCGGCGGAGAATACTTACAACTACGGGCCGGCGGACGCTCAGGTGGCGTTTGCCGTAGCGAATGGGATGCAGGTGCGCGGCCACGCATTGGTCTGGCACGAGCAGAATCCGAACTGGCTCTTTCTCGACGGTAATGGGCAGCCCATGACACCTTCGCCGCAAAACAAGGCACTCCTGCTGGCTCGGCTAGATGCCCACATTCGTGCAGTGGTCGGACACTTTGGCAGCAATGTATATGCGTGGGATGTAGTAAATGAGGTGATCGATCCGGCGCAGCCGGACGGTCACCGAAGGAGCCAGTGGTTCAATATATGCGGGACGGAGTATATCGATAAGGCATTTCAGGTGGCACGTGAGGTCGCCCCGAAATCCAAACTCTTTATCAATGATTACGACACAACGAATCCGACCAAACGAGCGTTCCTGCTGAATCTCGTGCAGGACCTAAAGAATCGGGGGATACCGATTGACGGTGTTGGGCACCAGATGCACAGCAACATTGACGGACCGTCCGCCGCCTCGGTGACCAGCACGATCAATATGTTCGCTGCGATCCCCGGAATTGATAATCATGTGACCGAGCTCGACATCAGCGTCTATAACAACGGGACGCAGACCTACACATCGGTTCCTCGTGAAGTGCTCCGTCGTCAAGGGTTTCTCTATCGCGATTATTTCACCGCGTTTAGGCAGCTCAACGCACAGGGCAAGCTAAGTTCGGTCACGACCTGGGGCTTGGCTGATGACAATACGTGGCTCTCGAATTTCCCGATCCCACGCCTCGAAGCACCGCTTCTCTTTGACAACCTCTTGCAAGCCAAGTTTGCATACTGGGGAATCGTCGGGCCATCGCGTTTATTGGTGCCGTTCGACTACGACAATGACGGCAAGCCCGATTTCTCCGTATTCAGGCCGTCGAGTGGAGCGTGGTATCTGCAGAGATCGACTGCCGGTTTCCAAGGGCTTCAGTTCGGGGCGAATGGCGACAAGCTGACGCCTTCGGACTATGACGGTGACGGTAAGACGGATATTGCGATATATCGGCCATCAACGGGAATCTGGTACATCCTGAACAGCTCGAATGGGACCGTGTCGTATCCGGTGTTTGGCGTGGCTGAGGATCTTCCTGCTCCGGGTGATTATGACGGTGACGGAAAGGCAGATCTGACGGTGTTCAGACCGAGTCAGGGGACGTGGTATCGGACGAATTCGTCCAACGGCTCTACGTTTGGGATGCAGTTTGGGGCGAATGGCGATGTGCCGACAGTCGGTGACTTTGACGGTGACGGGAAGAACGACCTCGGCATATGGCGGCCCAGTAACGGGGATTGGTATAACATTCGCTCGTCGAATGGATCGGTGTTTGGCGAGAGGTTCGGCCAGACCGGCGACAAGATCGCACCGGCGGACTTTGATGGCGACGGCAAGACAGACATCTCTATCTATCGCCCGTCAACGGGGCTTTGGGTGATCCGAAACAGTGCGACGGCGACGTATTCGTATGATGTATTCGGAGCACCGGCTGATGTTCCCGTCGCAGGCGATTACGATGGCGACGGCAAGGCTGATATCGGCGTCTGGCGCCCATCGGACGGCACCTGGTACATCAAACGCAGCTCGAACGGCCAGTTCACCGTGTTCCCGTGGGGGCAGAATGGGGACAAGCCGACGCCGAGCGCTTACGGGAACTAG
- a CDS encoding rod shape-determining protein — MRSLPLAKTQREMAGREGRDVVVKAPLIGGVVADFERTKRMLAHFVKKAKTGGSNIAIQAVMSMVSDVTHVEQRALLNAADDAGIGKVFMMEEGLAAAFGAGVLPTDRRASAIVDIGAGTTSIAIIAKGTIVHSTSERYGSNAINESLATHLRRHSGLQVGEETIEMLKTTFASTFLPEELGKSMEVRGRNVETRSPAALEITTGEVYPIVEAIVRRIALLVQDTLTELRPEVAADIYDRGVILTGGGALLDGIDQYMRSVINLPVTVADEPRYATVNGLIKMFDDQELLERVSRNELGVLQNAEIPFEA, encoded by the coding sequence ATGAGATCGTTGCCTTTGGCCAAGACGCAGCGGGAGATGGCGGGCCGTGAGGGCCGCGACGTTGTCGTCAAGGCTCCGCTGATCGGCGGAGTGGTCGCGGATTTTGAACGCACAAAGCGAATGCTTGCCCACTTTGTAAAAAAGGCAAAGACCGGCGGCTCTAACATCGCGATCCAAGCCGTGATGTCGATGGTCTCTGACGTGACGCATGTTGAGCAGCGGGCATTGCTCAATGCGGCCGACGATGCGGGGATCGGCAAGGTATTCATGATGGAAGAGGGCCTTGCGGCGGCATTCGGCGCCGGGGTTCTGCCGACCGACAGGCGAGCATCTGCGATCGTCGATATCGGAGCCGGGACGACCAGCATCGCGATCATCGCTAAGGGCACCATCGTCCACTCGACGTCAGAACGCTATGGGTCGAACGCGATCAACGAGAGCCTGGCTACGCACCTGCGGCGTCACAGCGGCCTGCAGGTCGGCGAAGAGACCATCGAGATGCTGAAGACGACCTTCGCATCTACTTTTCTCCCTGAAGAGCTCGGCAAATCGATGGAGGTGCGCGGGCGAAATGTTGAGACGCGCAGCCCGGCCGCTCTTGAGATCACGACCGGTGAGGTATATCCGATCGTCGAGGCTATTGTCCGCCGTATCGCGCTTCTCGTCCAGGATACGCTGACCGAACTTAGGCCGGAGGTAGCCGCCGACATTTATGACCGCGGAGTGATCCTGACCGGCGGCGGTGCTTTGCTCGATGGTATCGATCAATACATGCGTTCAGTCATTAACCTGCCGGTAACCGTAGCTGACGAGCCGCGTTACGCAACGGTGAACGGACTCATCAAGATGTTTGACGACCAAGAACTCCTCGAACGCGTTTCACGCAACGAACTCGGCGTTCTGCAGAACGCGGAGATACCGTTTGAGGCCTGA
- a CDS encoding rod shape-determining protein, whose translation MLKISSLKKLVTDSMAIDLGTASTLIGVKGRGVVLDEPSLVAINELSDEIVAFGQDAAGDGGP comes from the coding sequence ATGCTGAAGATCTCGTCGCTCAAGAAACTGGTGACCGATTCCATGGCTATTGACCTTGGAACGGCGAGCACGCTCATCGGGGTCAAGGGCCGTGGTGTCGTACTCGACGAGCCGTCGCTGGTCGCTATCAACGAATTGAGCGATGAGATCGTTGCCTTTGGCCAAGACGCAGCGGGAGATGGCGGGCCGTGA